In Stanieria sp. NIES-3757, the DNA window ACAGCGAAAAATTATAAGGAAAAGTAGAACTTTGCCCCGCCATTAGGATTGGCTTGCGCCCAAACGTTACCCCCGTGACGATAAATTATCCGTCCCACAGTAGCTAAACCAATCCCTGTACCTGGAAATTGTGTTTCTGAATGGAGTCTTTGAAAAGGAATAAACAGCTTATCAACTAGATGAGATTCAAAGCCAGCCCCATTATCTTGAATGCAGTAGGCTAAACTACCGTCTTTTTGAGGAATAGCTTTAAACTCAATTTTGGCTTTAGCTTGATGAGCGGTATATTTCCAGGCATTATCTAATAGGTTATTCAATACAATTCGTAATAATCGGGGGTCACCTTTTACTACTAAATTTGGTTCAACGATCGCTTCTAAATGACGATGAGATTGACGGGCTTTTAGTTCAGCAATAATTTCTGTCGCGATCGCGCTAAGATCTACACTAACCCAATTCATTTGAAAACGAGTAACGCGGGATAATTGTAATAAAGCTTCGATTAATTCCCCCATTCTTTGACTATTAGCTCTAATTCTTTGCAAATAGTGTTTACCTCGATCGTCTAATTGTTCTTGATAACGTTCCCACATTACTTGACTAAAACCACTAATAGCTCTTAAAGGTGCTTGTAAGTCGTGAGAGACGGAGTAAGAAAAAGATTCTAATTCTCGATTAGCAGCCCCGAGTTGTATGGTACGTTCTGATAAAGCTTGTTTGACAGAAATTAAGTCGGGTAAGTCACAAGCAAGATAGAGAAGAGCATAGACTTCTCCTGTTGGTTTGGCTAAAGGAATTTTATAAGTATCAAATTGATAGAATTCTTCACATAAAATTCTACTTTCTAGTTGATGGATGATTTTACCTGTGCGAAAAACTTGCTCGCTTTCTTGAAGAAACTGTTCGCGATAGTCTGAAGGAAAAGATTCTTCAATCTTTTTACCTAACAATTGTTCGGGAGAATCATAACCAAGAATACGAGCAAACATTGGATTGCAATAAGATATCCTTAAATTATCACGATTCATCACCAACAAATAATAAGGTAAAGCATTAAAAATAGTTTTTAATTCATCAAGAGATTGAACTAAATCTTGTTCGCGATAGTGGTCTAATTGCTGAACTTGAGTTTCAATTTGTTTGACTTTAGTAATATCAATTACTACACCAATCATTGCTACTACTCGATTAGCCAGATCTTTTACTGGTTTGGCAACAGTTTTTACCCAACGAATATTGTGGTTAGACTCCACGATGCGATATTCTATTTCTAAATCGCGTTGAGCTTTGACTGCTTTAATCGCAGCTAAATCGATTGATTGTCTTTCATTATGATGAATAGTTTGCAAAAAACTAGCATAACTACCATCAAAATTATGCTGAGATAAAGACAAAATAGTTAAGGCGCGAGAGTCGAGTTTGACTAAATTAGTTTGAAGATTCCAATGCCAAATTCCGCTTTGACTAGCTCCTAAAACCAATTCTAATTGTCTATTTGTTTCAACCAGTTCGGTTTCGGTAATAATTAAATTAGTAATATCTTTTGCCATCGAAATCATTAACTCAGTTCCATCATTTAGCTGCGCTATAGGAGCAGAAAATAACTCCCAAAAACGTTTTTCTCCCTGGCGAGTAGTTACCGTAACTTCACTGCGAGTACTAACAGTAATTTCTTCTAATTCAGGATTAAGATCGATGGTGTCGGGTAGATTGAGTAAAGAATTAACTACTCGTTGAAAAGTAGTTTCATGATCGAGATTGGAATTAAGCGATCGCACTATCTCTTGATGTTTGAGATTGGCTCTTCTAATCCATTCAGTAAGAGTAGGAATTTCTTCTAATCCATAGCCTGTGGTTTCTTGCCAACTTTTATTAATATGCAAAACTTTGCCATCAGAGCGATAAATCATCATCGGAAACGGCGCATTAGTAAAGCAGAGACGAAATCTTTCTTGACAAAGATTAGTCTGGAGGGGAGATTCTTTGAAAAAATGAGGATTAAGCTTAGTTGGTTCTAAAGTATTAACAAAAACAGTTTGATTAGGCTGAAAATATTCTGCAAGTTCGATTTCTTCTAATAATAATGGAGCTAAATGTAATTGAGCGCGTCGATCTGTTTCATAGGAAATTTGGGGATGAGATTCTACCCACTGATGAATAAACTTAATATAACTAAGTAAGGCAGTCAGATAGTTGTACATTCCCATGCCCAAAAATTGACGCACGTTTTGACGACAAGTTTTTGCTTGAGATGATTGGACAAAAAGTAAGACGGCACAACGCAACAAACTGGTTTCGATTTCTGAGTTGGTTTGCCAAGTGCAACCTTGATTAGCTGGTTGAATTAAATGTTCAAAATCTTCGCTTAAATCAGCTTCATTTTCAGGCACAGCAGAACGATTGAGTGTCAAGATTTCCTGGGCTGTCACGCCCAAACAACGCAAGCTACAACTATGACAAATGATAAAATAAGGAACCGAACAATAACGTCCCAGATAAACGAACAGTTTTTCTTTAAATAAATTTGGTAAAGGATTTTGATAATAGGCTGACAAAGTTTGCTGCCACAAGCTAGCTAGTATTGATGGTGTAGCCATAGCTGGCTCTAAAAAAGTAGGAAAAAACCCTAATTTTTTCACAATTTCTGCTTTAATTTGACTGTTTGTGAGCATAATTTCAGGTTGATTCCTAAAAATGAAAAAATAAAGTACGCATCATCAAATTGAGTTCTCCCTACTAGAGCAAGGAAAAACTTAAACATCATCTTGGTGAGCAATAATTTAGATTTTTTTAACAATAGACCTGTTCAGAAATTAATTTGAAACTATTATTTCAATGTCTTAAATTTAATTATCGAACAAGTTGAATAGTTAGATTCAATTCCTAAGATTTAATTTACTAAAACCGCTCATCTTACCTGGATTTAATAATCCACAAGGATCTATTTTTTGCTTAAATTTTACTTTCTTAGTATCTATAGTTTTGTCCCCTCCAGCTTCGATAGTGTAGACATGGGGATTAGCAATAAAAGCACCGTTAGCTTCGTGATATTCGATAATTTCATTGAGTCTGGTTGCTGTGGTATAACGAACTAATTGCAAACCTGCGGGAACAGCTTTACCACCAGCTTTCAAAAACTCTAGATGAATTGCCACTTCATCGCCAAAATAATAATACATTTGTTCGACTCGCTCAAGAGTGAAATAAAAAGTTTGCAGATAAGTTAAATTAGGGTCAATACTGCGGGCATGAAGCGTAGTATGATTCCAAGCAAATTCTACTAAACTCGTACCTGAAATTTCCTTTGCCTTTTTACAATAAGTGATTTCTCCTTGAAATTCTGCTACTAAAGCTTCCAAAGCTACCAAATCATATTCGGAGATCATTAGTAAGGCGCAGTGCTTTCCTGAAGGTAAATAATTTTGCAAGGCTGTAAAGTATGAAGGAATTGGTGCAGCATGAATACTAACTAATTTTTTGACAATTCCATCACTATCACTTAAAGCTTGTCCAAATCTAGCTGCACTCATGAATTCATCAAAAATTACAATGACTTCTGCCCAAGGATAAGCAGGTGCGAGGGAAATTTCTAATTGAGTAATAATACCTGTAGTCCCATAACCGTGAATGACTTGTTGGACTTCATCTCCTGATAATTCGATGATTTCTGGTGTTTCAGTCATAGTTACCAACCGCACACGCTGTAAATTACCTCGTTCTTTGAGTTGTCCGTAAGTAATTGAACCCATCCCAACACTACCACCGCCAATAAAACCACCAATAGTAGCAGTACGATAGGTAGAAGGTGCCATTCTCAGTTCCCAACCTATTTCTCTAGCCTGTTTATCAAAAGCTGCCATTTTAACTCCTGGTTCAACCGCAGCTATTCCTGGTTTTAGCCAGTGAATTTGATTCATTTTAGTTGTGTCAAGAATAATGCCACCTTCTAGGGGAATACATTGTCCATAGTTACCCGTTCCTGCACCTCGAACTGTCAGCGGAACTTGATGGCGATAGCACAATTTAACTATTTCAATGACTTCGGCTTCATTGCTAGGGCGAACAACTAAGTCTGCTCGTTTATCTTTGAGTTGTTCGTAAAGAATTGGGCTAAAGTGATAATAATCTAGGGATAACTTGGTAATTTGATTAGATTCGGTAATAATTTCAATACCTTGAAGTTCTTTTGCGATCACTTGATAAGGATTTAGATCGGTAGTCATTAGTTGTTTGTCTTTGGTCTTTTTGATTGATTTTATTAATATTAATAAAATCTCTTCAGATTTCTGACTCTAGATCTAACCATTTTCCATGAGTAAAGCGATCGCTCTAACTCAACCAAGTGTAATCAAAGAAATCAAAAGCAATTAAATCGGATTATGATTTAAATTTCTGGCAATACTGAATAATCGTGAGCCGTTTCGTAGACTCGCATCTTGATATCTAATTCATCAAACTGCATCTTGCCATTCTTTAATAATAAATAAATTATTGCGAGATATTTTGACATAATATAACCGATCAAATCCTTCTTGGTAACTGGGTAGCTCTAATTTTTTATAAGTAGCGAAAATACCAATTAACGGAATTTTTTGTTTTCCGTTTCGCTGACTATTTCTCTGCTGACATTGTTCTAAATCAGATTTAAAATAATAACCAACAATTGTAAATCCTTTAGCTTTTGCAGGTTTTATATAACGACTTCGATCTGCGATGGCAGGATTAGTATTATCGATCACTAAGGGTTGTTTTGCTTCTAAACAAGCATTAAATAATATCTTCTCTCGATGACGAGTTTTGAGCATATCTAAATTAATCCGAATATGAGTATCGATAAACTTAGCTCGATAAAAAGAAGATTTTCCAGCAGCTTGTAACCCTATAAAAATAATTGCTTCCATTCTTAAGGCAAATTATTATTTGAAACTAAGATAAATTTCTTTTAAGTCT includes these proteins:
- a CDS encoding PAS/PAC sensor signal transduction histidine kinase, whose translation is MLTNSQIKAEIVKKLGFFPTFLEPAMATPSILASLWQQTLSAYYQNPLPNLFKEKLFVYLGRYCSVPYFIICHSCSLRCLGVTAQEILTLNRSAVPENEADLSEDFEHLIQPANQGCTWQTNSEIETSLLRCAVLLFVQSSQAKTCRQNVRQFLGMGMYNYLTALLSYIKFIHQWVESHPQISYETDRRAQLHLAPLLLEEIELAEYFQPNQTVFVNTLEPTKLNPHFFKESPLQTNLCQERFRLCFTNAPFPMMIYRSDGKVLHINKSWQETTGYGLEEIPTLTEWIRRANLKHQEIVRSLNSNLDHETTFQRVVNSLLNLPDTIDLNPELEEITVSTRSEVTVTTRQGEKRFWELFSAPIAQLNDGTELMISMAKDITNLIITETELVETNRQLELVLGASQSGIWHWNLQTNLVKLDSRALTILSLSQHNFDGSYASFLQTIHHNERQSIDLAAIKAVKAQRDLEIEYRIVESNHNIRWVKTVAKPVKDLANRVVAMIGVVIDITKVKQIETQVQQLDHYREQDLVQSLDELKTIFNALPYYLLVMNRDNLRISYCNPMFARILGYDSPEQLLGKKIEESFPSDYREQFLQESEQVFRTGKIIHQLESRILCEEFYQFDTYKIPLAKPTGEVYALLYLACDLPDLISVKQALSERTIQLGAANRELESFSYSVSHDLQAPLRAISGFSQVMWERYQEQLDDRGKHYLQRIRANSQRMGELIEALLQLSRVTRFQMNWVSVDLSAIATEIIAELKARQSHRHLEAIVEPNLVVKGDPRLLRIVLNNLLDNAWKYTAHQAKAKIEFKAIPQKDGSLAYCIQDNGAGFESHLVDKLFIPFQRLHSETQFPGTGIGLATVGRIIYRHGGNVWAQANPNGGAKFYFSL
- a CDS encoding FAD linked oxidase domain protein produces the protein MTTDLNPYQVIAKELQGIEIITESNQITKLSLDYYHFSPILYEQLKDKRADLVVRPSNEAEVIEIVKLCYRHQVPLTVRGAGTGNYGQCIPLEGGIILDTTKMNQIHWLKPGIAAVEPGVKMAAFDKQAREIGWELRMAPSTYRTATIGGFIGGGSVGMGSITYGQLKERGNLQRVRLVTMTETPEIIELSGDEVQQVIHGYGTTGIITQLEISLAPAYPWAEVIVIFDEFMSAARFGQALSDSDGIVKKLVSIHAAPIPSYFTALQNYLPSGKHCALLMISEYDLVALEALVAEFQGEITYCKKAKEISGTSLVEFAWNHTTLHARSIDPNLTYLQTFYFTLERVEQMYYYFGDEVAIHLEFLKAGGKAVPAGLQLVRYTTATRLNEIIEYHEANGAFIANPHVYTIEAGGDKTIDTKKVKFKQKIDPCGLLNPGKMSGFSKLNLRN